Proteins from one Enterobacter bugandensis genomic window:
- the tsaA gene encoding tRNA (N6-threonylcarbamoyladenosine(37)-N6)-methyltransferase TrmO, with the protein MSAFQFEQIGVIHSPYKEKFAVPRQPGLVTSGSGELHLQAPYNQADAVRGLESFSHLWVVFVFHQTMEGGWRPTVRPPRLGGNARMGVFATRSTFRPNPIGMSLVELKGIRCQKDQVILELGSLDLVDGTPVIDIKPYLPFAESLPNARASYAQDAPQADMPVSFTPEIALQLSQLEKRYPRLRHFITEVLAQDPRPAYRKEEEAGKTYAVWLLDFNVRWRVTGAGFEVFALEPR; encoded by the coding sequence ATGAGTGCATTTCAGTTTGAGCAAATAGGCGTTATCCACTCTCCGTATAAAGAGAAGTTCGCCGTGCCCCGCCAGCCCGGTCTGGTCACCAGCGGCAGCGGCGAGCTTCATCTTCAGGCACCTTATAACCAGGCCGATGCGGTACGCGGGCTCGAGTCTTTCAGTCACTTATGGGTGGTATTTGTTTTTCACCAGACAATGGAAGGCGGCTGGCGTCCCACCGTGCGTCCCCCGCGCCTGGGCGGAAATGCGAGAATGGGCGTGTTTGCGACTCGTTCGACCTTCCGCCCCAATCCGATCGGGATGTCGCTGGTTGAACTGAAAGGCATACGTTGCCAGAAGGATCAGGTCATCCTTGAGCTGGGCAGCCTGGACCTGGTTGACGGCACGCCAGTTATCGACATTAAACCCTATTTGCCTTTCGCCGAATCCCTCCCGAATGCGCGTGCAAGCTACGCTCAGGACGCACCGCAGGCGGATATGCCAGTCTCGTTTACGCCTGAGATAGCCTTACAGCTGAGTCAGCTGGAGAAACGCTATCCTCGCTTACGGCATTTCATCACTGAAGTTCTGGCACAGGACCCCCGTCCGGCCTACCGTAAAGAAGAGGAAGCAGGAAAGACGTACGCCGTCTGGCTGCTGGATTTTAACGTGCGCTGGCGCGTCACTGGGGCAGGTTTCGAAGTGTTTGCCCTTGAACCCAGGTAA
- the rcsF gene encoding Rcs stress response system protein RcsF: MRALPICLLALMLSGCSMLSRSPVEPVQSTATPPKTEPAKPKVVRPAPVRIITKADELVGKPFRELGEVSGESCQATNQDSPPNIPTARKRMQINAAKMKANAVLLHSCEVTSGTPGCYRQAVCIGSALNITAK; the protein is encoded by the coding sequence ATGCGTGCTTTACCGATCTGTCTTTTAGCACTCATGCTGAGCGGCTGTTCTATGCTAAGCAGATCTCCTGTTGAACCCGTTCAAAGCACGGCAACCCCGCCAAAAACAGAGCCTGCAAAACCGAAAGTGGTTCGCCCTGCGCCGGTTCGCATTATCACCAAGGCTGACGAACTGGTCGGCAAACCGTTCCGTGAACTGGGTGAAGTGAGCGGTGAATCCTGTCAGGCAACCAATCAGGACTCTCCACCGAATATCCCGACTGCGCGTAAACGCATGCAGATTAACGCCGCAAAAATGAAAGCTAACGCGGTGCTGCTGCACAGCTGCGAAGTCACCAGCGGCACGCCGGGCTGCTACCGTCAGGCGGTTTGCATCGGTTCTGCGCTGAACATTACGGCGAAATGA
- the metQ gene encoding methionine ABC transporter substrate-binding lipoprotein MetQ, producing MAFKLKTFAAVGALIGSLALVGCGQDEKDPNHIKVGVIVGAEQQVAEVAQKVAKEKYGLDVELVTFNDYVLPNEALSKGDIDANAFQHKPYLDQQIKDRGYKLVGVGNTFVYPIAGYSKKIKSLDELQPGSQVAVPNDPTNLGRSLLLLQKVGLIKLKDGVGLLPTVLDVTENPKNLKIVELEAPQLPRSLDDAQIALAVINTTYASQIGLTPAKDGIFVEDKDSPYVNLIVTREDNKDAENVKKFVQAYQSDEVYQEANKVFNGGAVKGW from the coding sequence ATGGCGTTTAAATTAAAGACCTTTGCAGCAGTAGGCGCGCTGATTGGATCTCTGGCACTGGTGGGTTGCGGTCAGGACGAAAAAGATCCAAACCATATTAAAGTGGGCGTTATCGTAGGTGCAGAACAGCAGGTTGCTGAAGTTGCTCAGAAAGTGGCGAAAGAAAAATACGGTCTGGACGTTGAGCTCGTAACCTTCAACGATTACGTTCTGCCGAACGAAGCGCTGAGCAAAGGCGATATCGACGCCAACGCCTTCCAGCATAAGCCATACCTGGATCAGCAGATCAAAGATCGCGGCTATAAGCTGGTTGGCGTGGGTAACACCTTCGTCTACCCGATTGCAGGCTACTCCAAGAAAATTAAATCGCTGGACGAACTGCAGCCGGGTTCTCAGGTAGCCGTGCCTAACGATCCAACCAACCTCGGACGCTCCCTGCTGCTGCTGCAGAAAGTGGGCCTGATCAAACTGAAAGACGGCGTTGGCCTGCTGCCAACCGTTCTGGATGTCACCGAGAACCCGAAAAATCTGAAAATTGTTGAACTGGAAGCACCGCAGCTGCCGCGTTCTCTGGACGATGCGCAGATCGCCCTGGCCGTTATCAACACCACTTACGCCAGCCAGATTGGCCTGACGCCAGCGAAAGACGGTATCTTCGTTGAAGATAAAGACTCTCCGTACGTTAACCTGATCGTGACTCGCGAAGATAACAAAGACGCGGAAAACGTGAAGAAGTTCGTCCAGGCCTATCAGTCAGACGAAGTTTACCAGGAAGCCAACAAAGTGTTTAACGGCGGCGCTGTTAAAGGCTGGTAA
- a CDS encoding methionine ABC transporter permease MetI, producing MSEPMMWLLVRGVWETLAMTFVSGFFGFVIGLPVGVLLYVTRPGQIIENAKLYRTLSALVNIFRSIPFIILLVWMIPFTRVIVGTSIGLQAAIVPLTVGAAPFIARMVENALLEIPTGLIEASRAMGATPMQIVRKVLLPEALPGLVNAATITLITLVGYSAMGGAVGAGGLGQIGYQYGYIGYNATVMNTVLVLLVVLVYLIQFSGDRIVRAVTHK from the coding sequence ATGTCTGAGCCGATGATGTGGCTACTGGTTCGCGGCGTTTGGGAAACGCTGGCAATGACCTTTGTATCGGGTTTCTTTGGTTTTGTGATTGGCCTGCCGGTAGGCGTACTGCTGTACGTGACGCGTCCGGGTCAAATCATTGAGAACGCAAAGCTCTACCGTACGCTCTCCGCGCTGGTGAATATCTTCCGTTCCATCCCGTTTATTATTCTGCTGGTGTGGATGATTCCGTTTACCCGCGTGATCGTCGGCACATCGATTGGTCTGCAGGCGGCTATCGTTCCGCTGACCGTAGGCGCTGCGCCGTTTATCGCCCGTATGGTGGAGAACGCCCTGCTGGAGATCCCAACCGGTTTGATTGAAGCTTCTCGTGCAATGGGGGCAACTCCTATGCAGATCGTCCGCAAGGTTCTGCTGCCTGAAGCACTGCCGGGCCTGGTGAACGCGGCAACGATTACGCTTATTACTCTGGTAGGGTATTCCGCGATGGGCGGTGCAGTTGGCGCTGGCGGTTTAGGACAGATTGGTTATCAGTACGGCTATATTGGATATAACGCTACCGTGATGAACACCGTTCTGGTATTGCTGGTTGTTCTGGTTTACTTAATCCAGTTCTCTGGCGATCGCATCGTCCGGGCTGTTACTCACAAATAA
- the metN gene encoding methionine ABC transporter ATP-binding protein MetN, translated as MIKLSNITKVFQQGNRTIQALNNVSLHVPAGQIYGVIGASGAGKSTLIRCVNLLERPTQGSVEVGGQELTALSEKELTKARRQIGMIFQHFNLLASRTVFGNVALPLELDNTPKEEVKRRVTELLDLVGLGDKHDSYPANLSGGQKQRVAIARALASNPKVLLCDEATSALDPATTRSILELLKDINRRLGLTILLITHEMDVVKRICDCVAVISNGELIEQDTVSEVFSHPKTPLAQQFIQSTLHLDIPEDYLERLKTEATADSVPMLRMEFTGQSVDAPLLSETARRFNVNNNIISAQMDYAGGVKFGIMLTEMHGTQEETQAAIAWLQEHHVKVEVLGYV; from the coding sequence ATGATTAAACTTTCCAATATCACCAAAGTGTTCCAGCAGGGGAACCGAACCATTCAGGCGCTGAACAACGTCAGCCTGCATGTTCCTGCTGGTCAAATTTATGGCGTCATTGGCGCATCGGGTGCGGGTAAAAGCACGCTGATCCGTTGTGTTAACCTGCTTGAGCGCCCAACCCAGGGCAGCGTAGAAGTTGGCGGTCAGGAACTTACCGCCCTTTCAGAAAAAGAACTCACCAAAGCGCGCCGTCAAATTGGCATGATCTTCCAGCACTTTAACCTGCTGGCTTCCCGCACGGTGTTCGGCAACGTCGCCTTACCGCTGGAGCTGGATAACACGCCGAAAGAAGAAGTGAAGCGTCGCGTTACCGAACTGCTCGACCTCGTGGGTCTGGGTGATAAGCATGATAGCTACCCGGCAAATCTGTCCGGTGGGCAGAAGCAGCGTGTTGCTATTGCCCGCGCGCTGGCCAGCAACCCAAAAGTACTGCTGTGCGACGAAGCTACCAGCGCACTGGATCCGGCCACCACGCGTTCTATTCTGGAACTGCTGAAGGACATTAACCGTCGCCTGGGCCTGACGATCCTCCTTATTACGCACGAGATGGACGTGGTGAAACGCATCTGCGACTGCGTGGCGGTCATTAGCAACGGTGAACTGATCGAGCAGGACACGGTAAGCGAAGTATTTTCCCATCCGAAAACGCCGCTGGCGCAGCAGTTTATTCAGTCCACGCTGCATCTGGATATTCCAGAAGATTATCTGGAGCGTTTGAAAACCGAGGCAACGGCGGACAGCGTCCCGATGTTGCGTATGGAATTCACCGGTCAGTCCGTTGATGCCCCTCTGCTTTCCGAAACCGCGCGTCGCTTTAACGTGAACAACAACATCATCAGCGCGCAGATGGATTACGCCGGTGGCGTGAAGTTCGGCATCATGCTGACGGAAATGCACGGCACTCAAGAAGAAACCCAGGCCGCAATCGCCTGGCTGCAAGAACATCATGTAAAAGTAGAGGTACTGGGTTATGTCTGA
- the gmhB gene encoding D-glycero-beta-D-manno-heptose 1,7-bisphosphate 7-phosphatase, which produces MAKSVPAIFLDRDGTINVDHGYVHEIDEFEFIDGVIEAMRQLKEMGYALVVVTNQSGIARGKFTEAQFETLTEWMDWSLADRGVDLDGIYYCPHHPQGTVEEYRQTCDCRKPHPGMFNSAQEFLHIDMAASYMVGDKLEDMQAAAAAGVGTKILVRTGKPVTPEAESAADWVINSLAELPKEIKKHQK; this is translated from the coding sequence GTGGCAAAATCAGTACCCGCAATTTTTCTCGACCGTGATGGCACTATTAATGTGGATCACGGTTATGTGCATGAGATCGATGAATTCGAATTTATCGACGGCGTTATAGAGGCAATGCGCCAGCTAAAAGAGATGGGCTATGCGCTGGTGGTCGTAACGAACCAGTCCGGCATCGCGCGTGGTAAGTTCACCGAAGCGCAGTTTGAGACGCTGACGGAGTGGATGGACTGGTCGCTGGCCGATCGCGGGGTCGATCTTGATGGCATTTACTACTGCCCGCACCACCCGCAGGGAACGGTAGAAGAATATCGTCAGACCTGTGACTGCCGTAAACCGCATCCGGGCATGTTTAACTCTGCGCAGGAGTTCTTGCACATTGATATGGCTGCTTCTTATATGGTGGGCGATAAGCTGGAAGATATGCAGGCGGCCGCAGCGGCGGGAGTGGGTACCAAAATATTAGTGCGTACCGGTAAGCCCGTAACACCAGAAGCAGAAAGTGCAGCGGATTGGGTGATTAATAGTCTGGCAGAGCTGCCAAAAGAGATAAAAAAGCATCAGAAATAG